One window of the Chryseotalea sp. WA131a genome contains the following:
- a CDS encoding amino acid adenylation domain-containing protein — protein sequence MVFQKALLESLKAHSPLIAVETASESFSYEYVLKGSNAITRFLLAKNVPSETRVGLEITDNLKLIISMIGVMNARCVVVPIDPGLPRQRRASMIEDLGLTTLITSRDVTSDQDVERESVRSRHVYEDIIDEALDGLASDPDYPEFKEDDSLYVYFTSGTTGKPKGIIGRNCSLTHFIKWEIAEFSITPGTRFSQFISPYFDAFLRDIFTPLISGGTICLVPTSDELDTPDKLTSWITSKRINFIHCVPSFFDIINHSGLTDEMLDDLNYVLLSGERIVPLSLKKWFDIFGTRIQLVNLYGATETTMIRTFYRIRTDDVHKSKIPIGEPIPDTVLLVANSDLTESRPFFPGDLYILSRYLTKGYLNRPELNKERFLEIKRGDNKPIPAFKTGDKARRLGNNEVELLGREDRQVKLRGIRIELDEVEYALQQFPLIAKAVVLLDDGSKTRKGSQNDLSGNRDRLVAFVILVDPEVKEKDAVELMEGHVKKLLPGYMVPSRFVVVAKFPLLSSGKIDLFQLLDGLEQKEVEGPANQLEMKLCDIWKGLLKIDSISTNDSFYEIGGNSLTILRLVGQIYKEFKVRVPLSAILENSTIKKQALLIDGLKKDVILEISRTADESVYPLSRAQERIYYLNKLDPGSIAYNTPLAWQLKNGRDVGGIKRSLNQLVRRHECLRTRFTFDNGELFQIVDDAVIVPFEEVDIAETDLAATFKKFIQPFQLNKGPLFRFFVIHVAGKKTLLLIDIHHIICDGISQINLLKDLHSLLAGKILDPLSVHYRDYVAWEKNFEKSNQYILEREFWLRSFEGGKIPELKLPVSQRLDKGAGDGGGNHYFEIALEEAGGMTGFLKENNVTSFSFLFASFYVYLFQLTGANDIVVGTNSSGRLQDELSQAVGMFTRTLPIRCPIEPDQPFPVFVKNVHQYLIDAINYQSYDLSAIVEELNKKRKSPIENLFSVMFVFQNFSSDLGDFVDDDFTYFLEKNGSAKFPITLFAYEGTRSFKFRLEYLLDHFTMDDAEIIAGQFQLLLKMIFKNPHLSVGEYIEHREDPHEKIQAKVDFNF from the coding sequence ATGGTATTTCAAAAAGCACTCCTCGAGAGCCTCAAGGCTCATTCCCCATTGATTGCTGTCGAGACCGCAAGTGAATCGTTCAGTTATGAATACGTATTGAAAGGATCCAACGCCATCACTCGTTTCTTGCTGGCAAAAAACGTTCCATCGGAGACACGGGTCGGCCTTGAGATAACTGACAATTTGAAACTTATCATTTCAATGATTGGAGTGATGAATGCAAGATGCGTTGTAGTGCCCATAGATCCGGGTTTACCGAGACAAAGAAGGGCCAGCATGATCGAGGACCTGGGTTTGACGACCTTGATCACATCGCGGGACGTGACCAGTGATCAGGATGTAGAAAGAGAGAGTGTACGTTCGCGACATGTTTATGAAGATATTATTGATGAGGCCTTGGACGGGTTGGCTTCCGATCCTGATTACCCGGAATTCAAGGAAGATGACAGTCTCTATGTGTATTTCACCTCCGGAACGACGGGGAAGCCGAAAGGGATCATTGGCAGGAACTGCAGTCTGACACATTTTATTAAATGGGAAATCGCCGAGTTTTCAATTACACCAGGTACCCGGTTCAGTCAGTTTATCAGCCCCTATTTCGATGCATTTCTGAGGGACATTTTTACACCGCTCATTTCGGGAGGAACCATTTGCCTCGTGCCAACATCGGATGAGCTCGATACACCCGACAAACTTACATCATGGATCACGTCGAAGAGGATCAACTTTATTCATTGTGTACCAAGCTTCTTTGATATCATCAATCACTCAGGTCTTACGGATGAAATGTTGGACGATCTGAACTATGTGTTGCTCTCGGGAGAAAGGATCGTACCCCTTTCATTGAAGAAATGGTTCGACATTTTCGGAACGCGAATCCAGCTTGTCAATTTGTACGGCGCTACGGAAACAACAATGATAAGGACATTCTATCGGATCCGGACGGACGACGTACACAAGTCAAAGATCCCGATTGGAGAACCGATACCCGATACCGTATTGTTGGTGGCCAACTCCGATCTGACCGAAAGCAGACCTTTCTTCCCAGGCGATCTTTATATTTTGTCGCGATATCTAACTAAAGGATATTTAAACCGGCCTGAACTCAACAAGGAGAGATTCCTGGAGATAAAGAGAGGCGACAACAAACCGATTCCAGCTTTCAAGACCGGAGATAAGGCGAGGAGATTGGGAAACAATGAGGTCGAACTTCTCGGACGCGAAGACCGGCAGGTAAAATTAAGAGGCATTCGCATAGAACTGGACGAGGTGGAGTATGCATTGCAGCAATTTCCCCTGATTGCAAAAGCGGTGGTATTGTTGGACGACGGTTCTAAAACAAGGAAGGGCTCTCAAAATGATTTGTCGGGAAACCGTGATCGCCTGGTGGCTTTTGTCATCCTTGTCGACCCCGAAGTAAAGGAAAAGGACGCTGTCGAACTCATGGAAGGACACGTTAAAAAATTGTTGCCAGGCTACATGGTTCCGTCGAGGTTTGTGGTTGTTGCGAAGTTTCCTCTTTTAAGTAGTGGTAAGATTGATCTTTTCCAATTGCTCGATGGTCTGGAGCAAAAAGAAGTTGAAGGGCCTGCGAATCAACTGGAAATGAAACTCTGTGACATTTGGAAAGGGTTACTGAAGATCGACAGTATATCGACAAACGACAGCTTTTATGAGATTGGAGGGAATTCGCTAACCATCCTGCGACTGGTTGGCCAGATATACAAAGAGTTTAAAGTACGGGTGCCTCTAAGTGCAATTCTCGAAAACTCCACGATAAAAAAACAGGCGTTACTGATCGATGGTTTAAAGAAAGATGTCATTCTCGAAATATCTAGGACCGCAGACGAGAGCGTTTACCCTTTATCTCGTGCACAAGAAAGGATCTATTACCTCAACAAGCTGGACCCCGGCAGCATTGCCTACAATACGCCTTTGGCGTGGCAACTAAAGAATGGTCGTGATGTGGGAGGAATAAAGCGATCCTTGAATCAGCTGGTTCGGAGACATGAATGTTTGAGAACCCGGTTCACCTTCGACAATGGTGAATTATTTCAAATAGTTGACGACGCGGTGATTGTACCATTCGAAGAAGTTGACATCGCAGAAACCGACTTGGCTGCCACGTTTAAAAAGTTCATACAACCTTTTCAATTGAACAAAGGACCGTTGTTCCGATTTTTTGTCATCCACGTAGCCGGTAAGAAGACGCTATTGCTGATCGATATCCATCACATTATATGCGACGGCATATCACAAATCAATCTGTTGAAAGATCTGCATTCCCTGTTGGCGGGAAAAATTCTTGACCCTTTGTCGGTACACTACAGGGACTACGTAGCCTGGGAAAAGAACTTTGAAAAATCAAATCAGTACATCCTGGAGCGTGAATTTTGGTTGAGATCATTTGAAGGAGGAAAAATTCCGGAATTGAAATTGCCAGTGTCGCAGAGACTTGATAAAGGAGCAGGTGATGGAGGCGGAAATCATTACTTCGAAATTGCCCTTGAGGAAGCAGGCGGGATGACCGGGTTTCTGAAGGAGAATAATGTAACATCGTTCTCTTTTCTATTTGCTTCGTTTTATGTGTACCTCTTCCAGCTTACGGGTGCGAATGATATAGTGGTCGGCACAAACTCGTCGGGGAGGTTGCAAGACGAGTTGTCGCAAGCAGTAGGAATGTTCACCAGGACACTGCCGATCCGCTGTCCGATAGAGCCTGACCAGCCGTTTCCGGTGTTTGTAAAGAACGTTCACCAGTATCTGATTGATGCAATTAACTATCAATCCTACGACCTTTCCGCTATCGTTGAGGAATTAAACAAAAAACGAAAGAGCCCCATCGAGAATTTGTTCTCTGTGATGTTCGTGTTCCAAAATTTCAGCTCCGATCTGGGTGATTTTGTTGACGATGACTTTACATACTTCCTTGAAAAGAATGGCTCGGCGAAGTTCCCGATCACTCTATTCGCTTACGAGGGTACCCGCAGTTTTAAGTTCAGGCTGGAATACCTGCTTGATCATTTCACGATGGACGATGCGGAAATTATCGCCGGCCAATTTCAGTTGTTGTTGAAAATGATCTTTAAGAATCCACACCTGAGCGTGGGCGAATACATTGAGCACCGTGAAGACCCTCACGAGAAGATTCAAGCGAAAGTTGATTTTAATTTCTGA